The Cryptomeria japonica chromosome 6, Sugi_1.0, whole genome shotgun sequence genomic interval GGTTATCAGAAGGTGATATGAATACTATGTTTTTTCACTCTTCAACCAAGTTAATGAGGCAGCGTaatagaatatcttgtattcaCGATTCCAATGGGAATTGTCTGTCTGATGATGGTGAAATTGCTTCAAAGGCTGTTAAATTTTTTAAGTCCTTGCTATCTCTTGAGTCAGTCTCTTTGGATAATGATTTTGTTAATTTAATCCCTCCGCTTgttaatgaggatgataataagatgCTTATGCCTCCTTTTACTAATGGTGAGTTAAGAGAGGTAGTCTTTTCCATGCCTCCGGAGAAGGCTCCGGGGCCGGATGGGTTCATGACTttgttttttcagaaatgttgagactttgtggggaatgatgttttattagCCCTTGAAGAGTTTAGGCGAAATAGAACTGTTTTGAAAGAACTAAACACTACTCTTATTGCCATTATTCCTAAGGTGGACAATCCTAACTCTTTCTCTGATTTTCGTCCTATTTCTCTTTTTAATACTTTGTATAAAATTATTACTAAGGCAATTTCAGTTAGGATGGCTAAGCTCATTCCTAGGATTGTGTCTATTGATCAGGATGGTTTTGTTCCTGAAAGGGAAACTTTGGAGGGTGAAATTGTTGCACATGAGATTTTGTATTCCATGTCACTTCAAAAGACTCCGACTATGATTCTTAAACTTGACATGCTTAAAGCGTATGATCGGGTTGATTGGCGTTCCTTAGTTTCTGTTCTAAATCATTTTGGTTTTGCTCATAGTTGGGTTAAATGGGTATTTTCCTGCATTTCTTTTGCTCATTTTTCAATTTTGCTTAATGGTTCTCCTACTGGTTTTTTCTCTTCCTCTCGAGgggttaggcaaggggatcctctctccccctttctgtTTATTCTTCTAGCTAAGGCTTTAAGTAGGGTCATTTCTGATGCTAGATCTTCAGGTCTTTGGAATGGTATTAGAATTGATGGGTATCTGAATTCGCAATCCCATTGCCTTTTTGTGGATGATACTCTCTTATTCAGTTCACCCTCACTAGCAAAAGCCAAAGTTATCAAAAagattattgatgactactcttccTTTTCTGGGCAGAAAGTTAATAGTCTTAAATCAAAGGTGTTTTTCCTGAATGTTTCCCCTCTAGTTCAGAATAGATTGACTCATTTTTGGGGTTTTCAAGTGGGTTCTTTCCCTTGTGAGTATttaggcattcctttttttgttggATTAGATAAGGCAATGTTTTGGGGTAAAGTGGTTCATGCGATATCTTCCATAATTTCTTCTTGGAATCATAAATGGCCGACTTTAGCTAGTAAGATTCTTTTGATTAAGTCAGTGCTTAATGTcattcctatttatttgatgtttgttttgAAAACTCCTCCCAAGGTTGTTCATGATCTCAAGGCGTCTTTAAGATCCTTTATTTGGAATGATAATATTGGGGGTAAGAAAAAGATTCCTTTATTAGCTTGGGATAGGGTTTGTCTTCCAAAGGAGTTGGGGGGTTCAGGTATCAAAGACTTAGTTTCTCATAACAAAACCTTGGGGGCTAAACTTCTCTGCAAGCTATATATGGACCCTTCAAGTAAATGGGCTTCCattatgtttgctaagtatttGAGGGGGGATCCTAGAGAATGGCTTTTCACAGCCTCATCTCCCTCGAAAGGATTAgccttttggaattttattgttaGTTGTAGATCAGTTATCCTTCCTCACCTCTCTTGGGttgttcataatgggaagaaggcTCGATTTTGGGATGAAGTCTAGAATGGTCATGTTGCCTTGTCTTCCATTCAGGATTGGTCTCCTTTATCTGGTATCCTTACTGGTCTCTAGGGTTTTTTTGTTGCTGATTATTGTGATGTTGATACTTCAGGTCCTTATCCTGTTTTTCGTTGGAAATCTATTGATTCTCTGTCCATCAGTAAAGAACTCAAAGATGCTTATGTACAAGAGCTTGAAAAAAGATTTTTAGTGTTTAAAGATCGGGAGGATGTTTTGATTTGGACTAAGAGTGCTTCAGGTTCTTATTCAGTAAAGGAGGGGTATAAGGTCTTGTCtcattcctcttctttctccccttGGCCTTCTCAGTtcttttggcattcggcttgtcttcctaaaatTGGTTCCTTTGCCTAGCTCACAGTTCAAGATAGAGTTCTCACTGGGATGAGATTAAATAGGCTTGGGATTATTGCAGTGtttccttgtgtgttttgtggtTTCTTCATGGAATCCATGGATCATGTATTTTTGCATTGCCCATTTGCCTTGGATTGTTGGTACTGGTTGTTTGGTATGCTTGGATGGTCTTTTGCTATTGGTCCTAATTTATTGTCTCATTTTTTGGCTTGGTCTTTGTTTTATTCATCATCATTTTACTCTTCTCTTTGGATTGTTGCTCCATCTATTgtcatttggaatatttggcttgaGAGGAACTCTAGGATTTTCAAGCATAAATTTGCTTCATTGTTAGATGTGCTTGATAGGATTCAATCATCCATTTCTGAGGTGGTGATTTcttatatttataaaaatttggAACATTTGTGCTCCTTTTCccattgggataattgggtaacATGGAAATGGGAGTCACTTCGAGTCATTCCATCTCATGGGGTTGTAGCATCAAGCTTATCCTCTCTTGTCAAGTGTAGGCTTGCTAAATGGCCTCCTCCTCCGCAATTCTCTTCTAGATTAAATTTTGATGGCCCTGCCAAAGGTAATCCGAGAAAGTCGGGGATGGGAGCTGTCCTTTTTTTATCACAATTCTAAGATTGTCAAAGCTGTGTGTAAATATATTGGTGTTGGTTCCAACAATTCTGCtgaatttcatgttttatctttcggTCTTGATTTAGCCATCTCTTTGGGCATTACGAATATtgtcattgaaggggattcaatgattGTCTCCTGGCACTTACAATACCTTTTGGAACGAATTCTTGTTCAATTGAAGTGTTTTAGTTCCTTTACTATCTCTCACTGTTATAGGGAAATTAATTGTATTGCCAATTTTCTTGCTAATAAGGTTGTAGTTGAAGGTGTCAAGTAATTGGAAATCTCCCCTAGGGATATTCCCTCTTCTTGCATTAGTGCTCTTTTTTAAGTATTCCTTTGGTTGAAGTTTGGGATCAGGGGTCTCTTGCTCGATTCAGTATGGCATGTGTAATCTAATTTTTGATGGGTTGATCATTTCTTTCGATGGGTGGTTTCTTTTTTTGATTATTTGCGGGTCTATTGCTTTCACCACATTCCCTGTTCATTGTGGATGTTCTTTCGTGTATTACATTAGGGAGGGTGTTGTCTTGCCTTATGGCAACATTTTTGCTGATGGCATACACGGTAAGTATTTCCTCTATGAGTAAGGAGGGTGATGGAGCTTCATCCATGTGGTTTGTATCTTGTCTATCAGCCTGGACTTAGTTGATCATTCTTAGGATTTGATGCCCTCACACAATTGGTTATTACTATTAGTGGGCATTTTGAGTTGCAGGTTGGATGTTTAATTTGGTTATCATGGTGGGAAGTGTTCTTTATCCTCATTTCTTGCTTACTGGTTGTTGCCTTGGTTTTTAAGTTTGGGTGAGTGTATTACATTAAGGAGGATGGCAACATTTTTTGATGATGGCATTCATGGCAAGTATTTCTTTTTCAAGCATGGAGGGTGTTTGAACTTCATCCGTGTGGTGTTATCCTGTCTGGCATATTGGGTTTATTTGGTTTATCACAGGTTTGATGCCCTTACATGCTCTTATTCAACTGATCATTATTATGAATTGGCATTTCTTCTTTAGCATGACCTGTAGTTGGTTGCTTGATTTGGTAATCATGGTGGGAAGTGCTTGGGTAAGTTGGTTTGCAACTACTTCTCAACGATGACGTCTCAGTTAATCATTAAAGTTTCTTTGGCATTTATTTTTATCATGGTTCACAACCTGGTTGCTTGATTGAGTAATTATGTCTGGATGTGCTTTGTTCACCCCTTCGGCCAGTGGGTTTGGTAATTATGCTTGGGTAAGTTGGTTTCTGCACTTTATGTGTTGTATCGTGCTTTGCCAAGGTAGTATTCATGATGGTCTCTCTCACCTGGCTTGGATTATAAACGGGCTATGTTTTTTTCTTTGTTCATTTTTTCCTCTCCTTTATTCCAGTGGTTCTTCTCGTATGTTAAGATGTTTTGTTTCATACAAATGAATTTGTTAAGGCTTGGAAGATGGTGGTTGTCTTCGAGGTCTTGGAAATTGTAGGTGGTATGGTATATGTGGTGGTTTCTTATTTCTATTTTGCTTACTTGGCTATTTTTATGGGTTATTCTTTGGCTTGGCCTCATTTTGATTCCATCGGGTTTCCagcttccccttctccttcttatatGGATTATTCTTTGTTTGCTCACGGTTCTTATCTTGGCAGGCTCACTTGTAGTGGTTTCTTTTCTTGTTCTTTGTCGCATGCTAATAAGTGGCTTGGAGACTTGTTCTTTGTAGACAAGGGTGGTTCGTGGACGTTTTTTTGTGCTAATCTTTCAATTTTAGGTGGCTGCTACTCTTCTCTCTGATCTGAATGACAGATTATGCTTGTATGCCTCTCATGGCAGCTTCTTTTGTGTCTAATGAAAAGATTATGTAATATGGGGAGGGGTTTCGGTGGAATGTGCCTAGGTGACtttttgtaatgggtaggtaggcttTGTGTTATTAGAGCAATACTGAAAGGTTTTCTTACTGATTCTTTCCCTTTAGTGCTTATTGAACCAGACAGCttgtaaatacacacacacacacacacatatataattcaatggtatatccacttttatcaaaaaaataaaaataaatatattaatgaaatcaaatatattaaaaattatactatttgaaaAACTtctaataaggactaaatacataaagaaacttctaaatgaattcatttaacccccaaaagctaatgtaaaagtggttttttatcaatattttgataggtgtgaaggagaATCCATTGTAGATATGATTTAGAAGttgagaggttctatccaagaaattttgatctaactctcctcaattaattacttcaaatgggacctcttcaagcttaaatcattatatttttaaaaaatgtatgatttcaacaaaaaccaAGATGTACCAAAAGTGTAACCCGGTATTGTGGGGTCACCCGAGTTGGGGGGACCACTCAAAAACTTCGAAACaaattaattataaacaacatCTAACCATTTTGCAACAATATTGGAAACACATCAACCATTAACACATGAGcacaagatttacatggaaaacccaaacaggaaaAAACTATGGTTATAATTAAATTCACAATATGGATAGAAATTATTATAATCTTTTAGTCTTACTGCCAAGGAGCAACAACACATCAATGGCATATAGAGAATATTGATTGAAACAAATTTACATAATGCTGCAACTGATGGTACACAATATTTTTgtcttaagaaaatattattaatcCATGATCAATGTCTACAACAGTTTTTATtggtttaaaattaaattatttaaattgatacTTTGAAATACTTAAACTTGAGTTCATATGCATATCCACCAATATTATCAAATTCACAATTATTTGTATTCTACAACATTTTTTATAGTTTGAAAACTCTCTCCAAATTTCTTAACTTGTTATACTGTATGTCATCTTGATCCGCTCTTGTAAATAATCCCCACTACAAATTGGAGAGAACCTACATAAAAAGTAGAAACGTAAAAAAATCAATAGTAGTAAGTGCTTAGCAATTTGAAATGCAAAATAGTATCTTCGTAAACAACTTTTTGTATCTGTCAAGAATATCATATGAACTCATTTTGACATCAATTTAAAAAGTAAAAAGGTAATtctcaataaaaatatatataattataattcaaTAAGGATGAATTTTTTACTATATATTTCTAATATTATGAACAATAAACTAAATTGCATCACACCTTGTAGGATTTGTTTCATTGCAACAACTTGGCAAGCATTCTACCAAACAATTGGCATTTGGATCTAGAAAAAATGCAACCTACAAAAGTAGATGTTTTTGAGGAATTATAGAAAACGAAGGAAAAATATTAGACATCAAACTTACCTGAGGCCATTTTCAAATAAAATTAGTTTAAtcgaataaattatatattaactttTCTCAACATTTTATGGATGATTTATCTTTAGCAATAAATAAAATATGACAATATTTTCCAACAATATCTATGTAAATTACTTTTATATATTCTCAATTACTTTACTACTTACCGAATAACGCTCATGTCCATTAGTTACTACACGATGCAAAGTTGAACTGCACAATAGAATTTATACTAAGTGATAGCTATTAAAAGGAGGGTATCATAACAAAAAATGTAATAGAATTTTACATTAACTAATGTTAAAAACAATAGACTCAAAATGTTGCTTGAATTGAAATCATACTTATTAGAGATAAGAAACCCTTTACACAATAATATAAGGAACATTATTaatgtgattttatttatttaatctaattgtTATTTAAAATATGTAAAATCATGTATTATTATGTAGCTTATGTTGGCATCATGGTGAAGGAATAAATGATTATCATTATATATCTTGGCTTGACATTGTGGTGAAGGATTGTGTATTCCTTTGTGTTCACATATTTGAATCTAAGAGGTAGTAGGGATCActttttattgaaaaatatataaggTTAATGGAACATTCATTTTCATCTAAAATTTTCGCATGAAAAACTTCATACGAAAAAAATTAGACCTACAAATTACTTTTAATTATATTTGTATATCTAAATGAGTTATTTGAATTCATTTTTAAATTGTTGCGTTGATTAAGTTAAGTTGGTTTTGATAGGATCATAAATCCAATACAAATTCATGGTTATTATTGTGTCATTATGACTATAATAAGTGTGATTTTGAattcattttttaatatataaatttcaaTAACTAATTTTaaaatgtgatttaaaaaaaaaattataaagaaatttgcaaaaataattaaggattttttttttgaagcaaATATATACTTTAATTTTTATGTAGTGTCATTTCACCTATAGAGGAATACATATatagttaaataaataatcattttttAATATAAGTTAGAAATAGTTAGGAAAAGAAATCGAACAGTTTAGCTTGAATTCCCTTgaaattaaataattgtattttaAGTGTCtccaaaatatcttcaaattattcaaATGTCAAAATTGAACTAACAAAACAAATATTACAATAAACTTTTAAATTGATAaagaaaaatgtgaaaaatacattaaatgtgttttttttttattaaatatgctTGTAAGGTTCCATCAACTAAAGATAAAATAAAATGCAttgaaaatattttattagaggaaataaaaatcatatttaaaaGAATACTAAAGAAGCATTCAATTCAAACTTCTCTTAAGAAAGATCaagtatattaaaattattttaaaattttcaacaaAGATAAAGGTTGGGATTTAAAGGATCCATAAAAATAAGATAAAACAAGACCTTTGCTCACAAttatattatttcatgtttttaaGATAATTTGATTTTAACTTAAATGTTTTGAAaggaataaatttaaatttttttatttatctaaCGTGATGTCAAAGGGCATCTTGTTAATCTTTTTATTTACTCTATTTTGATGTTCTTTACTAGATGCTTTTGTTGAGGATCTTTAGTCTAAATTCCAACATATTAATTATTCTAATGATGGATTAAATTGAATGTTTAAAAATACAACTATataaatttgtttcattttttcaaaataatgttttccaaTATTGAATATTATGAAAACTTaaaatctttaatttttttaatcaacaTTTAAGCTTTTAATCATAGTCATAAAGTAAATAATCATACCGGAATAGGCAATTACTCCAACGCTCTAGCATGTCACCAATGTTAATCACAAATGCCCTACAAATGAAAATGTTTCTCAAAGATTATGTTGTAAGACTATAAAAGTGCAACCTTCAAGGATAAATAATAAGACTAATAAATATTACCCTTTAAGGGGAGGTATATCTTCCCAATTTTGTGGTTTAACATCTTTGTTCCTGCAAATCTTCCAAATATGCCTATCTTAATATACTgtgtaaaaatatttaaatataaaattatcaaaatatgGTATTTAATATTTTCAAAGCATGATCTACCTGGAGTCCTGCCATTCCATTTGTAGAAAGAAGAGTCAACATTCCATAGTCAGAATGAGcagcagcaccaatcatttcatggTCTAAATTAGGTTGTTTACCTagcaataaaaaatgaaaataggtCTACCTCAACAATTCTTAtgctaataaataaaataatatgaaaattATACATAAAAGGAGTCAGATAACAACTTGGATAATGCAGGAGCCGAGCAAAGGCTAATGGTTCATCCATCATTCCTGGTTTGTTGAAGAATGTCTCCTCTAAATTTAGGGCTACAGCAATTAATGAGACCAATCTCCTCCCAACATTTCTAAGTCAAAAATAAAAACTTATAATCAAACATCATTTTATAGACAAAGAATGAAAAATGATTAGATATCTATTAAAGTCATTTCAAATTGATAAATTAATTCATAGATacataaaatttatataata includes:
- the LOC131071454 gene encoding 2-oxoglutarate-Fe(II) type oxidoreductase hxnY isoform X1; its protein translation is MSSVDCPLACIDLSNPDRQAIAVQIRKACIDCGFFYVINHGVEQKLFDQVFEQSRHFFALPQEEKIKLVLNESHRGYTPYQAEALNPSVQSQGDWKESFYIGPQFSETSGDQKNRFYGPNQWPSNELLPQWREIMLDYYENVLNVGRRLVSLIAVALNLEETFFNKPGMMDEPLAFARLLHYPSKQPNLDHEMIGAAAHSDYGMLTLLSTNGMAGLQICRNKDVKPQNWEDIPPLKGAFVINIGDMLERWSNCLFRSTLHRVVTNGHERYSVAFFLDPNANCLVECLPSCCNETNPTRFSPICSGDYLQERIKMTYSITS